Genomic window (Alnus glutinosa chromosome 9, dhAlnGlut1.1, whole genome shotgun sequence):
GAGTGTTGGGCACCAACTCTAGCAGCAGCACCATTAGGCCCTCTAAAAACTATAGGCACAGATATCTGGCCAGCAGACATATAGTTTGATTTTGCAGCAGAATTAATGATGACGGTCAATTGCCTGCAGCGATAGGTAGAATGAGATTCTAAGAGGAAATGAaagatttgaaataaattagcAAGGCCaaccaaaacaacatacaaGTATTACAAAGAAAATTAGAAACTGAACATCATCAAGATAGCTATAAACTGAAAAATGCACTATAAATAAATGAACCAAAAGTCGTGTTCAAAATTATTAGCATATCAAATTATCCCAGGAGGAAACACCCATTATCCTTCAGTGCAAGACttctatgtatgtgtgtgttagtttgagagagagagtacagaAAGTAGAAACCACATTATCTTGATATCATCTTCTTGGAAAAACAAGAGGTTAATTTTAATATGTTGAACTCTACTAGATGTTTCAATTATGCccttttagggttttagaggGTAGTAGCGTGCTTGAGTCAACaccataaaactttttttttttattatatatatatatatatatatatggtgttgcAGGATCATCACTAATCTACTTGACCAAATATAGAAGCAACCAATGAACCAACAAATAGAGGGCAAGTCAAACAGAAATAACCTCCGTAATTGGTGTATCAAGAACCCTCTCAGGACCATACTTGCCCAAAAGCCTTTGGATATCTATACAAAATTGAAGATAAAGAGCTGATTGTTAGACAAATGTATAAAGTCGACATCTGGTCTTCACAGGAATACAAATCTACGAATTCATCTCTTCAAATATTGAAGTCTAAC
Coding sequences:
- the LOC133878211 gene encoding pyruvate dehydrogenase E1 component subunit beta-1, mitochondrial-like is translated as MTVRDALNSALDEEMSADPKVFLMGEEISKGFWASMVLRGFLIHQLRRQLTVIINSAAKSNYMSAGQISVPIVFRGPNGAAARVGAQHSHACFL